The genomic region CGCTCCGGCCGAGTCCAAGCTGCCGCCGCTGAAGGAAGGCCGGGCGCTCGCCATCGGCGAGGTCGAGGCGAAGGGGCACGAGACGACCCCGCCGCCGCGTTACACAGAGGCCAGCCTCGTCAAGCGCATGGAAGAGCTCGGAGTCGGACGTCCTTCGACGTACGCGGCGATCATCTCCACGATCATCGACCGCGGCTACGTCGTGACTCAGGGACAGGCGCTCGTGCCCAACTGGATCGCCTTCGCCGTCGTACGGCTTCTCGAAGACCACTTCGGCGACCTGGTGGCCTACGACTTCACCGCGGAGCTCGAGAATGATCTCGACCGCATCGCGGATGGGGAGGAGACTCGCGCGGACTGGCTGAAGGGCTTCTACTTCGGTGGCGGCGACCACAGAGGCCTGCGCGAGGTGGTCGACAACCTCGGTGAGATCGACGCACGTGCGATCAGCTCCGTGCCGATCTCCGACGACATCACGTTGCGGGTCGGGCGCTATGGCCCGTACCTCGAGGTGGCCGACCCCGACGCTGCACCGGATGCCACGCCGCGCCGCGTGAACGTGCCCCCGGACCTCGCGCCCGACGAGCTCACCGTCACCAAGGCTCGCGAATTGATCGACGCCCCTGTGCAGTCCGATCGCGAACTGGGCCTCAACCCCGTCAACGGCAAGCTCGTCGTCGTGAAGGACGGCCGCTTCGGACCGTACGTCACGGAGGTCGAGCCGGAGCCGGGCCCCGCGCCCGAGTCCATGGACATCACCGACGCTGTCGAAGAAGTGGTCGACGTCGAGACCGGTGAGGTGCGTCCTGCGAAGAAGCCGGCCAAGCGCAAGAGCGCCAAGGCCGCGGAGAAGCCGCGCACGGCATCCCTCTTCAAGACCATGGATGCCTCCGGCGTCGATCTCGAGACCGCGCTGAAGCTGCTCGACCTTCCGCGCACCGTCGGCGAGGACCCGGAATCGGGCGAGCCGATCCTGGCGCAGAACGGGCGATACGGCGCGTACCTGAAGAAGGGCACGGACACCAGGTCGCTGCCCGGCGAGGATGCCATCTTCGACATCGATCTCGCGGGCGCGCTCGAGCTCTTCGCTCAGCCGAAGTACGGAGCGCGGCGAGCCTCCAGCGCGCTGAAAGAGTTCGAAGCCGACCCCGTCAGCGGCAAGCCCGTGCGGGTGAAGGACGGCCGGTTCGGACCGTACGTCACCGACGGTGTGACGAATGCCACGATTCCTCGGGGCGAGAGCGTCGATGAGATCGACTTCGAGCGTGCCGTGCAACTGCTGGCGGACAAGCGGGCCAAGGGCCCGGCGAAGAAGCCCGCAGCGGCACGGCGCACGACGAAGTCATCGGCCGGCACGACGAAGTCGACGCGCACGACGGCCGCGAAGAAGACGTCGGCGGCCGCCACGAAGTCGACCACGACGACGGCGGGCTCTGCAGCCAAGGCGGCGACGACCAAGGCCGCGACGTCCAGGAGCGCGGCGGTGAAGAAGGCGGCATCCGCGAAGGAGGGCACGGACTCGTGACCGTCACGGGGGAAGCGCCGGCGGAGGGCGCGGGGCGGGCTGAGCCCGCACGAGGCCTGTTCATCACGTTCGAGGGCGGAGACGGGTCGGGCAAGACGACTCAGGCATCCCGACTCGTCGACTGGCTGGTCGAACGCGGATACCCCGTGCTGCGCACCAGAGAGCCCGGCGGCACCGACGTCGGCGTCGAGATCCGCGAACTCGTGCTGCATCATCGCGGCGACATCGTGCCGCGTGCCGAAGCCTTGCTCTACGCCGCCGATCGCGCCCATCACGTCGAGACCGTCGTGCGCCCGGCGCTGGAGGCCGGCACCATCGTGGTGCAAGACCGCTATCTCGACTCGTCCGTCGCCTACCAGGGCGTGGGGCGAGGGTTGGATGCGGTCGAGATCCGCGAGCTGTCGCTGTGGGCGACCGGCAACCTGCTGCCCGATCTGACCGTGCTTCTCGATATCGACGAAGCGGATGCCCGTGGTCGGCTCGACGCCGCGAACAAGAGGTTCGATCGGCTCGAGGCGGAGGCATCCGAGTTCCACGCGCGGGTGCGCACGGCGTTCCTGGCCCTCGCAGAGGTCGAGCCGGAGCGCTTCTTCGTCGTGAACGCCGCGGAGCCGGCCGAACGGCTCGCCGAGACAGTGACGGATCACGTGGCGGGGCTCCTCGCCTCGCGCGGAATCGTCGCGGCGGAGTCGGTCACCGGTACTGACACCGGCACCCGGTAGCGTCGAACCATGCCCGTAGCTCAGACGTCGGTGTGGGCCGATCTCACCGGCCAGTCCGACGCGATCGCGACCCTGCGGGCGGCCGCCGCGGCGACGGCATCCTCTGCCATGACGCATGCGTGGCTCATCACCGGGCCGCCGGGATCGGGGCGCTCGAATCTCGCGTACGCCTTCGCTGCAGCGCTGCTCAGCCCGGCGGGCGCCGACGGTGACGAGAACACCACCCGCGAGGTCGAGGCCCGCACGCATCCCGACCTCGCCGTTCTGAGCACCGAACGCGTCATCATCTCCATCGACGAGGTGCGCAAGCTGGTCTCGAGCTCGCAGTTCTCGCCGTCGGTGAGCCGATACCGGGTGATGGTGATCGAGGATGCCGACCGTATGTCGGAGCGCACCTCCAACGTTCTGCTCAAGGCGCTCGAGGAACCACCCGAGCGCACCGTCTGGATCCTCTGCGCGCCGAGTGAGGCGGACCTGCTTCCCACGATCAGGTCGCGCGTGCGCACCGTGCGGCTGCGTGTGCCGTCGGTCGCGGACGTCGCAGAGCTGATCGCGCGGCGCGACGGCGTGAGCGCCGAGGAGGCCGAGCGTGCGGCCCGGCACGCCCAGAGCCACATCGGCATGGCGCATCGGCTGGCCACGAACGACGAAGCACGAGCGCGTCGCGAAGAGACGGTGGAGCTGGCGCTCGGCATCCGCACGGTGGCCGACGTGGTGTCGGGTGCGGCGCGACTGCTCGAGATCGCAGGCGCCGATGCCAAGGCGATCACCGAGGAGCGCGACGCCGAGGAGCGCGCCCACGCCTTGCAGTCGCTCGGCGTGCGAGAAGGCGGAACGGTGCCACCGCAGCTGCGGGCTCAGCTGCGGCAACTCGAAGAAGACCAGAAGCGCAGGGCGACGCGCAGTCTGCGCGACGGGATCGACCGCATCCTCACCGACCTGCTGTCGCTGTATCGGGACATTCTCATGGTGCAGCTCGACACGGGGGCAGCGCTCGTGAACGTCGAGCTCGACGCGCGGTTGCGGGCGGCGGCACAGGCATCCGATGCGGCCAGAACGCTGGCGACCATGGATGCCATCCGCACGGCCCGCGAACGGATCGAAGGCAATGTCGCGCCGGCGCTGGCGCTGGAGGCCATGCTGGTGGCCGCCAGACGTCCGCGCCAGGCGGCAGGAGAAAGGGACGACCGATGACACGAGCGACCGCGATCGGAGCGCCGCGACGGCGATGGCGGAGGGTGGGCATCGTCGCCACCGTGGCCGTCGTCTTGTCGATGGCGTTGAGCGGCTGCTTCCCCGCTGCTCCCGCCCCGAGCACGTCGACACCGCGACCGGAGAAGGTCTCGGCCGCCCTCACCCCGTTCTACGACCAGCATGTCGGCTGGACGACGTGCGGAAAGTTCCAGTGCGCCAAGGTGAAGGCGCCCCTCGACTGGTCCGACCCTTCGGGCGGCAGCATCGAGCTTGCGCTGATCAGGCATTACGCCACGGGCAAGCGCCTCGGCTCCCTGCTCGTCAACCCCGGTGGCCCGGGCGCCTCCGGTGTCGACTTCGTGCGCGACTCGCTCGACTACGCCGTCGACAAGAATCTGATCGAGCACTACGACATCGTCGGATTCGATCCGCGAGGCGTCGGGGCGTCGACGGCCGTGAAGTGCTACGGCCCCAGCCAGATGGACGACTACATCTTCGGCATCACGCCTGGCACGCGCGGCTCCGACGCCTGGATCCAGGCCAACACCACCACCGAAGCGGCCTTCGCCGCCGCCTGCAAGCAGAACACGGGGGCACTGCTCGGCCAGGTCGGCACGGTCAGCGCCGCGCGAGACCTCGACCTGATGCGCGCCGTTCTGGGCGACGCCAAGCTCAACTATCTCGGCTACTCCTACGGGACGCTGCTCGGCGCTACCTACGCGGGCCTCTACCCCAAACACGTGGGCCGCATGGTGCTCGACGGAGCGTTGGACCCCGCATCCACGCTGGCCGACGTCAACATCGGCCAGTCCAAGGGATTCGAGTCGGAGTTCCGTTCGTACCTCACGGACTGTCTGAAACGAAAGGGATGCCCGTTCTCCGGCACCGTCGACGACGCCATGAACACCGTCGCGAACCTGTTGAAGTCGCTGGATGCCAGCCCCATCCGCAACTCGGACGGTCGCGAGCTCGGCGCCGACACCATGGTCACGGCGATCATCACGCCGTTGTACAGCCCGAGCGAGTGGACCTACCTCGACAGCCTGTTCAACGACGTCATGGCGGGCAGCGCGCGGGTGGCGTTCATCCTCGCCGACAGCTACTACGACCGCAATTCCAACGGCACGTACGCCGACAATTCGACCGAGGCGTTCAGCGCGATCAACTGCCTCGACTATCCGTCGAACGCCGACCCGACGGCGATGCGTGCGCAGGCGGTGAAGCTCGAGAAGGCGGCGCCCGTCTTCGGCCCTTACATGGCCTACGGCGACATCGGCTGCTCGGTCTGGCCGTACAAGCCGACCAGGACTCCGGCACCGATCCACGCAGCGGGGGCCGCCCCGATTCTCGTCGTGGGCACGACAGGCGATCCCGCGACGCCGTATCAGTGGGCGGTGAACCTCTCCCGCGAGCTCGACAGCGGTCACCTCGTCACGTATCACGGCAACGGTCACACCGCGTACAACAAGTCCAACTCGTGCGTGAACGACACCGTCGACAACTTCTTCGTGAGCGGAACGGTGCCGAAGACCGACCCCGAATGCTGATCGAGGCGGGGCGCATGGTGGATGCCCGTGCTCTGTCGCGGAATCCACCGGCGCCGATTTTTGCACTCACCGCAATAATGGTTGCGTGAGCGTCGCAACTCCCACCCCGATCTCGCGCGGCGGGGTGCGTGAACGCAAGCGGATCGCCACACGGATCGCGATCCAGCGGGCCGTGCTGTCGCTGTCCCTCGAGCGTGGATTCGACGGCGTCACCGTCGAGGAGATCAGCCATGAGGCGGGGGTCTCTCCGCGCACGTTCTTCAACTATTTCCCGACCAAAGAAGCCGCCGTCGTCGGCGACGTTCCCGAGATGCCCAGCGGCGACGCGGTGGAGCGATTCATCGCGGCGGGGCCGGCGCAACCGGTGCTCGACGGCATCCGGGACCTCCTGCTGTCGACCGCCGATCGGGAGTCAAATCCGGATGCCGCCGGCATCGAGACGCTGCGTCGCCGTCTGCTGCGCGAGCATCCTCATCTGTTCACCATTCGCATGGTGAGCATGAAGCAGCTCGAGCGCGAGCTCTTCGAGGTGGTCGAGCGACGGCTGGTGCACGACGACCCCGAACTCGCGCACGATGGCGAGCGACTGCAGAGCAGGGCGCGTCTTGTGACGTATGTCGCGTTCGCCGCGATCAGGCACGCGTGGTCGTGCTGGGCGGAGGCCGGCGGCCGTGGCGCGCTCGCGGATCGGCTCGTCGATTCGTTCGCCGAGATGCACGAGTTGGCGGGCGAATCCCGGTAGGCAGTGGCCGCAGGCTCGGCGGCAGTCGGTCGCCGGGCTCGGCTCGAGTGCGGTACCGGGGATGGTCGGGACGGCCTCGATGATCCGGTAAGCTTGCATGCTGTGTGCAGCGGCCCCGGCCGCGGTCACGCCGCCTTAGCTCAGTCGGCAGAGCGATTCACTCGTAATGAATAGGTCAAGGGTTCGATTCCCTTAGGCGGCTCCACAACGCAGAAGGGTCCCGAAAAGGGCGCTTCTGCGTTTTCGCGCTGGTCGGTGGGCATCGAACGCTCGGGCGGATCCTGCTGCCGGAGGCTCAGGCTGCCGTGCAGCGGCGGTTGGAGCGAGCGGCGGGGCGAATCCCTGAGGCGGACCTTGTACATCGCAGACGGGCGCTACGCTGGCGGCATCCGTACGGCGAAGCGGGTGGCGACGGGGGAGCGATGAGCGATATCGGGTGGGGCATTCTCGGCACGGGTGGCATCGCCCACACCTTCGCGAAGGATCTCATCGACGACGGGCACATCGTCGCCGCGGTCGGGTCGCGCTCGCAGGGATCGGCGGATGCCTTCGCCGACGAGTTCGGCATCCCCGTCGCCCATGGGTCGTACGACGATCTCGTCGCCGATGACGACGTCGACGTGGTGTACATCGCGACACCGCACCCCGCGCATGCCGACAACGCAGAGCTCGCGCTGAACGCGGGCAAGCACGTGCTGATCGAGAAGCCGTTCACGCTGAACGCCGCAGAGGCTCAGCGCGTCGTCGACCTGGCGGGGGACCGCGACCTCGTGGTCATGGAGGCGATGTGGACGAGGTTCCTTCCGCACGTCGAGCGCATCCGTGATCTGGTGAACAGGGGCATCCTCGGCGAGGTCAGGGAGTTCGCCGCCGATCACATGCAGCTGCTTTCCAGCGATCCCGGCCACCGCATCAATGCGCTGGAGCTGGGCGGCGGAGCGCTGCTCGATCTCGGCATCTACCCCGTCTCGTTCGCGTCGATGCTGTTCGGCACGCCCGAGCAGGTCGAGGCATCCGCCCGATTCGGCGCCACGGGTGCGGATGCCGCCACGGCAGCGGTCTTCCGATACGGCGACGCGGCACTGGCCGCCGTGCGCTGCGCCCTCGATCTGCGCGGCACGAACACGGCGACGATCACGGGAACACGGGCCCGCATCGAGATCGACTCGGTCTGGTACGCGCCGACGAACTTCAGGGTGGTCGCCCACGAGGGCCACCTGATGGAGGAGTACAAGTCCCGAGTGTTCGGCAGGGGCATGCAGTTCCAGGCCCGCGAGATCGAGCGGCTGATCGAGGAGGGACTGACCGCGAGCGACATCATGCCGCCGGAGGAGAGCGTGTCGATCATGCGCACCCTCGACGACATACGTGCTCGGATCGGCCTCGTCTACCCGCAGGAACGCTGATCGCGGCGCGACGGCTCGTAGAGAGCGCCGCAGACTCTCCCAGCTGCCGTCGGTACACTCGGCGGAATGCACGACGAGTCCCCCAACTCGCGCCGTGATCGTCGCTCTGACGAGACCCCCGGATCGGCATTCGACGCACTCGGTCTGAGTGCGCTGTTCGGCGACCCGACGAGCGAGATCCCCGTGGTGGATGCCTCGGGCCCGGCATTCGCACCCCCCGCCGACGCTGCACCGCAGGCGCCGACCTTCTCGTGGCTCGCCGACGAGCCCGCTCGTGCGCCCTGGACGCCGGCGAGCGAGTCCGTGCGGCCGGACACCGACGGCGGTGTCGCGTTCGCCGACACCATCGGGCAGCCGCCGGCCGGTGTCGTTCCGCCGGCGCCGATCATCCCGCCGACGTTCTCGGTCGTGCCGCCGGCCGCGTCTGCGCCGGACGACGTCAGCGGTGCGCAGCATCTCGATGCACCGTGGACTCGTCGCCCCGTCGACCAGCAGCCCGTCGATGCGTCAGACGAGCGTGCGGCGTCGGGGCGTGAAGGGGCGCACGGCGGTCTGCCGTGGCTCTCCAGCGACACGGCGGCCGTGGCGATCGCGGCGTCGGCGCGCTCCGCCTCGTTCAACTGGCTCGACGACGAGCACGACTCGCACGGCACGGCGGCACCGTTCGGCACGGTGGCGCCTCAGCCGATGCACGACCTCCGATCGTTCGAGGCTCCGGCCGAAGCCCTCCGCCCGTTCGAAGATCAGCGGGCCCCGTTCGAAGACCAGCAGGCAGAGCTTCGTGCCTCCGGGGTCGATCACGCGACGGACACGCTGCCATTCGATGCCCCGTCGCCGCAGACCCGGCCCTTCGACGCCTTCGCGACCGATCAGACAGCGCCGGTCGTCGGCGGATTCCCCTACGACGACGCCACACACGCCTTTGCCGCGGTCGGGCCCGCGCGGATACCCGACGGTGACGTCGGCGAACCGGATGCCGCTGCCTTCTTCTCCTCTGCGTTCGGCGCGGATGACGGTCACGAGGGCGAAGGCCACGAAGCCGAGCGGTATGGCGCATTCGACCCGTCAGGCACTGCTGCGTCGGTTTCGTCGGCAGGGATCTTCGAGGCCGGACGACAGGCGCCTTGGGAATCCGATGCCGGGCAGATGCACGGGGAGTCCACGGACACACAACGGCCGGCGTGGCAATCCCCGCAGGTCGAGTCTGCGCCGTGGGCAGCGGCGCACGCCTCAGCACCGCTGCGGGCACGAGACCTGCCGTTCGGCGACGATGATGCGCACGGCGGCGCAGCCGACAGCGCGGCGGACTCTGCAGCCGATGGTGCGACGGAAGCCTTCGGCGGCTTCGCGGCGTTCGGTGCCGCAGGTGCCGCGAGCGGGTCAGGTGGGACTGCAGGCGGCGGGGATGCCGGCTCTGGCGGCGGTGGAGCCGGCGGTGGTTCAGGGCGCGGCGGCTCCGGTCGAGGGCGCGGTGGCGGGGCTTCGCGCGGGGGCTCGGGGAGCGGAGGCCGCGGAAGCGGGCCGCTGGCGGGCATCCTCACCTGGATCCGGCACAATCCGCGCACGTCGCTGATCGCGGGAATCGCCGCCGGCGTCGTGCTGCTCAGCGGACTCTCCTTCGGTCTCGGCGCTGCGACAGCGCCGGCCAACGCCGTCGGCACCGCGGCTGCTCACCCCAGTGCGACGCCGTCTCCGACACCGACGGTGCGTCCGACACCCTCCGCGATCGCGCAGGCGAGCAAGGTGCGAACCTGCTCGGTGGCGTCGTATGCGGCAGACGCCGGCTTCGGCACGCTCGAGGCCCAGGTGCGCAATGCCTCCACCGGCGAGGTGCTCTACGATCGCAACGGGTCGAATCCCGCACCGACGGCGAGCGTGCTCAAGATGCTCACCGCTGCGGCGGCGTTCAGCGTGCTCGGCCCGAACTATCGGGTGCCGACCATCGTGGTGAAGGGAACCCAACCCGGTCAGGTCGTCGTCATCGGCGGCGGCGACGTGACGCTGACTCGCCTGCCGACGGGGGAACAGTCGTTCTACACCAACGCGCCGCACCTCGACGATCTGGCGAACCAGGTGAAGCAGGCGTGGAACGCCGATCCGTCCACCGCCGGTCAGCCGATCACGTCGCTCGTCGTCGACACGTCGCTCTACTCCGGTCCGGTCTGGCTGTCGAGCTGGGACGAACACGAGGAGCGTGTCGTCGAAGGCTCGACGCCGTACATGACGTCGTTCATGGTCGACGGCGACAGGGACGACCCGACAGCTGTCGAGTCACCGCGCAGCGCAGACCCGGTCGGTCGCGCCGCGCAGGCTCTCGCCGACGACCTCGGCGGCGGCATCACGATCAGCCAGGGCACCGCGCCGGCGGGCGCCAAACAGCTCGGCGAGGTGCAGTCGCAGCCGGTCTCCGCGCTCGTCGAGCAGGCGCTGACGTACTCCGACAACACGATCATGGAGGAGCTGGCCAGGCTCGTCGCCATCAAGACGGGAGCAGGCAACTCGTTCTCGGCCATCAACGCTGGCACGCTGAAGGGCCTGCAGAGCTACGGCATCCCGACCACCGGTCTGTACTTCGCGGACGGGTCGGGCCTGAGCGCGGACAACAGGGTGCCGGCCTCGTACCTCACCCAGTTCTTGATCAAGGTGCTGAACCGGCAGGGATCGCTCGGCGCGATCTACGACGGGTTTCCGGTGGCCGGCCAGACGGGCACGTTGGGGCCCGGATACGGGCGATTCGACGGCTCCTTCTCGTCGAACGCCGTCGGCCACGTGAACGCCAAGACGGGTTGGATCAACACGTCGAGAACGCTCGCCGGAGTCATCCACGCCAAGGACGGCACCAACCTCACGTTCGCGATCTATGCGCTGAACTATCCGGGGGACGACGCCGCACTGAACGCGATCGACAACCTCACGACGGCGTTCTACGAGTGCGGCAACAACCTCTCCAACTACTGACAGCGCTCTCGGCCTGTTCGCGTCCACATCCTTCGTTCTGACGTGCGCGACCACGGCCGTAGGCTGGGAGAATGAGCGTCGAAGAGGCCGTCA from Humibacter ginsenosidimutans harbors:
- the topA gene encoding type I DNA topoisomerase, whose amino-acid sequence is MPGNKLVIVESPTKVKSIEKYLGDGYTVEASVGHIRDLIEPKDIPAEKKRGAFGQFGVDVDNDFQPYYVVSDRARSVVTKLKKLLKGADELLLATDEDREGEAIAWHLLEELKPKVPVKRMVFHEITKDAIEQAKDNTRDLDMSLVDAQETRRILDRLYGYEVSPVLWRKVRQGLSAGRVQSPATRLIVDRERERMAFVAASYWDLTAQLSAEADAQEFTARLNRVDGQRVASGRDFDDRGQLKGQARVFDEAAVTALVDALRQPSTTVTVAKLETKPFSRRPSAPFTTSTLQQEAARKLRFTARQTMSVAQSLYENGHITYMRTDSTALSTQAVTAARKQAAALYGADSVPEKPRAYANKSKNAQEAHEAIRPAGDTWRTPAQMASTLHGNDLRLFELIWKRTVASQMADAKGQTASVTINAAVHDGELDGTLAELTASGTVITFRGFLQAYEESRDEERNADAAPAESKLPPLKEGRALAIGEVEAKGHETTPPPRYTEASLVKRMEELGVGRPSTYAAIISTIIDRGYVVTQGQALVPNWIAFAVVRLLEDHFGDLVAYDFTAELENDLDRIADGEETRADWLKGFYFGGGDHRGLREVVDNLGEIDARAISSVPISDDITLRVGRYGPYLEVADPDAAPDATPRRVNVPPDLAPDELTVTKARELIDAPVQSDRELGLNPVNGKLVVVKDGRFGPYVTEVEPEPGPAPESMDITDAVEEVVDVETGEVRPAKKPAKRKSAKAAEKPRTASLFKTMDASGVDLETALKLLDLPRTVGEDPESGEPILAQNGRYGAYLKKGTDTRSLPGEDAIFDIDLAGALELFAQPKYGARRASSALKEFEADPVSGKPVRVKDGRFGPYVTDGVTNATIPRGESVDEIDFERAVQLLADKRAKGPAKKPAAARRTTKSSAGTTKSTRTTAAKKTSAAATKSTTTTAGSAAKAATTKAATSRSAAVKKAASAKEGTDS
- the tmk gene encoding dTMP kinase yields the protein MTVTGEAPAEGAGRAEPARGLFITFEGGDGSGKTTQASRLVDWLVERGYPVLRTREPGGTDVGVEIRELVLHHRGDIVPRAEALLYAADRAHHVETVVRPALEAGTIVVQDRYLDSSVAYQGVGRGLDAVEIRELSLWATGNLLPDLTVLLDIDEADARGRLDAANKRFDRLEAEASEFHARVRTAFLALAEVEPERFFVVNAAEPAERLAETVTDHVAGLLASRGIVAAESVTGTDTGTR
- a CDS encoding DNA polymerase III subunit delta', whose protein sequence is MPVAQTSVWADLTGQSDAIATLRAAAAATASSAMTHAWLITGPPGSGRSNLAYAFAAALLSPAGADGDENTTREVEARTHPDLAVLSTERVIISIDEVRKLVSSSQFSPSVSRYRVMVIEDADRMSERTSNVLLKALEEPPERTVWILCAPSEADLLPTIRSRVRTVRLRVPSVADVAELIARRDGVSAEEAERAARHAQSHIGMAHRLATNDEARARREETVELALGIRTVADVVSGAARLLEIAGADAKAITEERDAEERAHALQSLGVREGGTVPPQLRAQLRQLEEDQKRRATRSLRDGIDRILTDLLSLYRDILMVQLDTGAALVNVELDARLRAAAQASDAARTLATMDAIRTARERIEGNVAPALALEAMLVAARRPRQAAGERDDR
- a CDS encoding alpha/beta hydrolase, whose translation is MTRATAIGAPRRRWRRVGIVATVAVVLSMALSGCFPAAPAPSTSTPRPEKVSAALTPFYDQHVGWTTCGKFQCAKVKAPLDWSDPSGGSIELALIRHYATGKRLGSLLVNPGGPGASGVDFVRDSLDYAVDKNLIEHYDIVGFDPRGVGASTAVKCYGPSQMDDYIFGITPGTRGSDAWIQANTTTEAAFAAACKQNTGALLGQVGTVSAARDLDLMRAVLGDAKLNYLGYSYGTLLGATYAGLYPKHVGRMVLDGALDPASTLADVNIGQSKGFESEFRSYLTDCLKRKGCPFSGTVDDAMNTVANLLKSLDASPIRNSDGRELGADTMVTAIITPLYSPSEWTYLDSLFNDVMAGSARVAFILADSYYDRNSNGTYADNSTEAFSAINCLDYPSNADPTAMRAQAVKLEKAAPVFGPYMAYGDIGCSVWPYKPTRTPAPIHAAGAAPILVVGTTGDPATPYQWAVNLSRELDSGHLVTYHGNGHTAYNKSNSCVNDTVDNFFVSGTVPKTDPEC
- a CDS encoding TetR family transcriptional regulator, which produces MSVATPTPISRGGVRERKRIATRIAIQRAVLSLSLERGFDGVTVEEISHEAGVSPRTFFNYFPTKEAAVVGDVPEMPSGDAVERFIAAGPAQPVLDGIRDLLLSTADRESNPDAAGIETLRRRLLREHPHLFTIRMVSMKQLERELFEVVERRLVHDDPELAHDGERLQSRARLVTYVAFAAIRHAWSCWAEAGGRGALADRLVDSFAEMHELAGESR
- a CDS encoding Gfo/Idh/MocA family protein → MSDIGWGILGTGGIAHTFAKDLIDDGHIVAAVGSRSQGSADAFADEFGIPVAHGSYDDLVADDDVDVVYIATPHPAHADNAELALNAGKHVLIEKPFTLNAAEAQRVVDLAGDRDLVVMEAMWTRFLPHVERIRDLVNRGILGEVREFAADHMQLLSSDPGHRINALELGGGALLDLGIYPVSFASMLFGTPEQVEASARFGATGADAATAAVFRYGDAALAAVRCALDLRGTNTATITGTRARIEIDSVWYAPTNFRVVAHEGHLMEEYKSRVFGRGMQFQAREIERLIEEGLTASDIMPPEESVSIMRTLDDIRARIGLVYPQER
- a CDS encoding D-alanyl-D-alanine carboxypeptidase/D-alanyl-D-alanine-endopeptidase — encoded protein: MHDESPNSRRDRRSDETPGSAFDALGLSALFGDPTSEIPVVDASGPAFAPPADAAPQAPTFSWLADEPARAPWTPASESVRPDTDGGVAFADTIGQPPAGVVPPAPIIPPTFSVVPPAASAPDDVSGAQHLDAPWTRRPVDQQPVDASDERAASGREGAHGGLPWLSSDTAAVAIAASARSASFNWLDDEHDSHGTAAPFGTVAPQPMHDLRSFEAPAEALRPFEDQRAPFEDQQAELRASGVDHATDTLPFDAPSPQTRPFDAFATDQTAPVVGGFPYDDATHAFAAVGPARIPDGDVGEPDAAAFFSSAFGADDGHEGEGHEAERYGAFDPSGTAASVSSAGIFEAGRQAPWESDAGQMHGESTDTQRPAWQSPQVESAPWAAAHASAPLRARDLPFGDDDAHGGAADSAADSAADGATEAFGGFAAFGAAGAASGSGGTAGGGDAGSGGGGAGGGSGRGGSGRGRGGGASRGGSGSGGRGSGPLAGILTWIRHNPRTSLIAGIAAGVVLLSGLSFGLGAATAPANAVGTAAAHPSATPSPTPTVRPTPSAIAQASKVRTCSVASYAADAGFGTLEAQVRNASTGEVLYDRNGSNPAPTASVLKMLTAAAAFSVLGPNYRVPTIVVKGTQPGQVVVIGGGDVTLTRLPTGEQSFYTNAPHLDDLANQVKQAWNADPSTAGQPITSLVVDTSLYSGPVWLSSWDEHEERVVEGSTPYMTSFMVDGDRDDPTAVESPRSADPVGRAAQALADDLGGGITISQGTAPAGAKQLGEVQSQPVSALVEQALTYSDNTIMEELARLVAIKTGAGNSFSAINAGTLKGLQSYGIPTTGLYFADGSGLSADNRVPASYLTQFLIKVLNRQGSLGAIYDGFPVAGQTGTLGPGYGRFDGSFSSNAVGHVNAKTGWINTSRTLAGVIHAKDGTNLTFAIYALNYPGDDAALNAIDNLTTAFYECGNNLSNY